A window from uncultured Fusobacterium sp. encodes these proteins:
- a CDS encoding malic enzyme-like NAD(P)-binding protein has product MADVYERSLELHEKNKGKLSVVSKVKVANREDLSLAYSPGVAEPCRKIASNKEDVYKYTAKGNLVAVVTDGTAVLGLGDIGPEAALPVMEGKCVLFKEFGDVDAIPICLDTKDPEEIIRTVKLIAPGLGGINLEDISAPRCIEIETRLKEELDIPVFHDDQHGTAIVVAAGLINALKVVNKKVEDIKVVVNGAGAAGSSIIKLIKKLGAKEVIAVDKVGILRRSDKDNYDFSKRELAEITNSQDIAGGLAEAIVGADVFVGVSAPNLLSKDMVRSMNRDAIVFAMANPTPEIMPEDALEAGAAIVGTGRSDYPNQINNVLVFPGLFKGALRAKSKKITEEMKLAAAEGLASLIKPEELRKDYIIPDPFDKRVAEAVASAVEKLAKEQGICRE; this is encoded by the coding sequence ATGGCAGATGTTTATGAAAGATCACTAGAATTACATGAAAAAAATAAAGGTAAATTATCAGTGGTTTCTAAAGTTAAAGTAGCAAATAGAGAGGATTTAAGTTTAGCTTACTCTCCAGGTGTAGCAGAACCTTGTAGAAAAATAGCAAGTAATAAAGAGGATGTGTATAAGTATACAGCAAAAGGAAATTTAGTAGCTGTAGTTACTGATGGAACAGCAGTATTAGGATTAGGTGATATTGGACCAGAAGCTGCATTACCAGTAATGGAAGGAAAATGTGTACTTTTTAAAGAGTTTGGAGATGTTGATGCAATTCCTATTTGTTTAGATACTAAAGATCCAGAAGAGATAATTAGAACTGTTAAATTAATAGCTCCAGGACTTGGAGGAATAAATTTAGAAGATATTTCAGCTCCTAGATGTATTGAAATAGAAACTAGATTAAAAGAGGAATTAGATATTCCAGTATTCCATGATGATCAACATGGAACAGCAATAGTAGTAGCAGCTGGACTTATCAATGCTTTAAAAGTTGTAAATAAAAAAGTTGAAGATATAAAAGTAGTTGTAAATGGGGCTGGAGCAGCAGGAAGCTCTATTATAAAACTTATAAAAAAATTAGGAGCTAAAGAGGTAATAGCTGTTGATAAAGTTGGAATCTTAAGAAGAAGTGATAAAGATAATTATGATTTTTCAAAAAGAGAATTAGCAGAGATTACTAACTCTCAAGATATTGCTGGAGGTCTTGCTGAGGCAATAGTGGGAGCTGATGTTTTTGTAGGAGTATCTGCACCTAATTTACTATCTAAAGATATGGTAAGAAGCATGAATAGAGATGCTATTGTTTTTGCTATGGCAAATCCAACTCCTGAAATTATGCCAGAAGATGCTTTAGAAGCTGGAGCAGCAATTGTAGGAACAGGAAGATCAGATTATCCTAACCAAATTAATAATGTATTAGTATTCCCAGGATTATTCAAAGGAGCTCTAAGAGCTAAATCTAAAAAAATTACAGAAGAGATGAAATTAGCAGCTGCTGAAGGATTAGCTTCTTTAATTAAACCTGAAGAGTTAAGAAAGGATTACATAATTCCAGATCCATTTGATAAGAGAGTTGCTGAAGCAGTAGCTTCTGCTGTTGAAAAATTAGCAAAAGAACAAGGAATTTGTAGAGAATAA
- the mnmA gene encoding tRNA 2-thiouridine(34) synthase MnmA, which yields MENKKVVLGMSGGVDSSISVYLLQQQGYEVIGVTLNHKKEKSLVEEVESAKRVANFFNIKHRVIDIEDIFQKEVVNNFLEGYSQGITPSPCVICDERVKMKVLFDIAEEEKTYYVATGHYCSTEYNNKFKKVLLKKAEDIRKDQSYMLYRLDADKISRLLFPLFKYNKSEIREIAKNIGLEVHDKKDSQGICFAKSGYIDFLKSNLKEKIKKGKFIDKFRNIMGEHEGYQLYTIGQRRGLNLKLPRAYFITEINPLTNEITLGEYEELARKKIELVDFKTPLNLEEIITLDVIGRPRFSSVGAEGKLIFENDKIFFEYFEGNVQNAPGQHLVIYYNDFVLGGGMIKY from the coding sequence ATGGAAAATAAAAAAGTAGTTTTAGGTATGAGTGGAGGAGTTGATTCCTCTATATCAGTATATCTTTTACAACAACAAGGATATGAAGTAATTGGTGTAACTCTCAATCATAAAAAAGAAAAAAGCTTGGTAGAAGAGGTTGAAAGTGCTAAAAGAGTAGCTAACTTTTTTAATATAAAACATAGAGTGATAGATATTGAGGATATATTTCAAAAAGAGGTAGTAAATAATTTTTTAGAGGGCTATTCTCAAGGAATAACTCCCTCTCCTTGTGTTATCTGTGATGAACGAGTTAAAATGAAAGTTTTGTTTGATATAGCAGAGGAAGAGAAAACTTATTATGTAGCTACAGGACATTATTGTTCTACAGAGTATAATAATAAATTTAAAAAAGTTCTTTTAAAAAAAGCTGAAGATATACGAAAAGATCAAAGTTATATGTTATATAGATTAGATGCAGATAAAATTTCAAGATTATTATTTCCTCTTTTTAAGTATAATAAAAGTGAAATTAGAGAAATAGCAAAAAATATTGGACTTGAAGTACATGATAAAAAAGACAGTCAAGGAATATGTTTTGCTAAATCTGGATATATAGATTTTTTAAAATCGAATCTTAAAGAAAAAATAAAAAAAGGAAAATTTATTGATAAATTTAGAAATATAATGGGAGAACATGAAGGATATCAGTTATATACTATTGGTCAAAGAAGAGGATTGAATTTAAAATTACCAAGAGCTTATTTTATAACAGAGATTAATCCGTTAACAAATGAGATAACTTTAGGTGAATATGAAGAGTTAGCTAGAAAAAAAATAGAACTTGTTGATTTTAAAACACCTCTTAATTTAGAGGAGATAATAACTTTAGATGTAATTGGAAGACCAAGATTTTCTAGTGTTGGAGCAGAGGGAAAGTTAATTTTTGAAAATGATAAGATATTTTTTGAATATTTTGAAGGAAATGTACAAAATGCACCAGGACAACATTTAGTTATATATTACAATGATTTTGTACTTGGTGGTGGAATGATAAAATATTAA
- a CDS encoding biotin--[acetyl-CoA-carboxylase] ligase, with translation MRIFRFNEIDSTNKYLKEKIEIEDYDCVIAEIQTAGRGRRGNVWVSNKGMGIFSFALQEKKEKTIEEYMRLPLIAGISVLAALKKIEDLDYKFKWTNDVYIYDKKICGILIEKVREFFIIGIGININNCDFGYAQDNATSLKEITGKHYSTEDIIFCVINEFKKYLDQNWEITLKEINSYNYLKERDIEIVKDEKILGRGIAGDILKDGTLSVKINGKDECFNIGEIHIRK, from the coding sequence ATGAGAATTTTTAGATTTAATGAAATAGATTCTACAAATAAATACTTAAAAGAAAAAATTGAAATAGAAGATTATGATTGTGTAATTGCAGAGATTCAAACTGCAGGAAGAGGACGTAGAGGAAATGTTTGGGTGTCCAATAAAGGAATGGGAATTTTTTCTTTTGCTCTTCAAGAAAAAAAAGAAAAAACAATAGAGGAATATATGAGATTACCTTTAATAGCAGGAATCTCTGTTTTGGCAGCTTTGAAAAAAATAGAAGATTTAGATTATAAATTTAAATGGACAAATGATGTTTATATTTATGATAAAAAGATATGTGGTATTCTTATAGAAAAAGTGAGAGAATTTTTTATAATTGGAATAGGGATTAATATAAATAATTGTGATTTTGGTTATGCTCAAGATAATGCTACTTCATTAAAAGAGATAACAGGAAAACATTATTCTACAGAGGATATTATTTTTTGTGTAATTAATGAGTTCAAAAAATATTTAGATCAAAATTGGGAAATAACATTAAAAGAGATAAATTCATATAACTATCTAAAAGAAAGGGATATAGAGATAGTTAAAGATGAAAAAATTTTAGGAAGAGGAATTGCTGGAGATATATTAAAAGATGGGACACTTTCAGTAAAGATCAATGGGAAAGATGAATGTTTTAATATAGGAGAGATTCATATAAGAAAATAA